The following are encoded in a window of Sminthopsis crassicaudata isolate SCR6 chromosome 3, ASM4859323v1, whole genome shotgun sequence genomic DNA:
- the AMER2 gene encoding APC membrane recruitment protein 2, which yields MTVAWLQPMTDESCLSLLVTMEMSSSSSSSSSRSIEAVRERISNQASVGVCRRKEEAESGTHTADMDLHCDCAAETPAAEQPSGKINKTAFKLFKKRKSGGTMPSIFGVKNKGDGKSSSKTGMVRSKTHDGLAEVLMLESSKKEEASSGGGSAGGGSGDQLNADTHPRAAVTTVSSLANSSVAKSHSFFSLLRKNGRSENGKGEHADQNKAGSKQKKGLKGIFSSMRWHKKDKHGKEEEKEEASEIQSSLILPGSLTASLECIKEEIPKPLCEPENLTKEIRKEPSCEFRGGEEGNASVDKPEVRNSGESLSPVLHNNKNTRGEDAPGHRHEERPREPREPGTGESQAAQDAARTGCGDIIADQEDEAGASCDKNASGTGKPAPSKKNPNMVAYQGGGEEMASPDEVDDTYLQEFWDMLSQTEEQEAQEPQGVTAKAAAGAAAKETKVAPESSKDGRVKEGARDGSLVKRSRIRRIPIELHQKEDPKHREKEQQEGIPNSDEGYWDSTTPGPEEDSTSSSRKEGIPRDSYSGDALYDLYTDPEENPVGHPCDEEVTSLSRSKPVSPVTITCPLKTPSSLIKDSKIPISIKHLASLPASHPVVHHHPTRSEIPRTKIPVSKVLVRRVSNRGLAGTTIRAAACHEGAKKL from the exons ATGACAGTGGCCTGGCTCCAGCCCATGACTGACGAAAGCTGCTTATCCCTCTTGGTTACCATGGAGAtgagcagtagcagcagcagcagcagcagcaggagcatAGAGGCTGTCAGGGAGAGAATCAGCAATCAGGCATCTGTGGGGGTCtgcaggaggaaggaggaggcagAATCGGGGACACACACAGCAGACATGGACTTGCATTGTGACTGTGCCGCCGAAACTCCTGCAGCAGAGCAGCCCTCtgggaagattaataaaactgctttcaaattatttaagAAGAGGAAATCGGGTGGCACTATGCCCAGTATATTTGGGGTAAAAAACAAAGGGGATGGGAAAAGCTCGAGTAAAACGGGGATGGTGAGAAGCAAGACTCATGATGGATTAGCCGAGGTGTTGATGCTGGAAAGCAGCAAGAAGGAGGAAGCGAGCAGCGGCGGGGGCAGTGCCGGTGGCGGGAGCGGGGACCAGCTGAACGCGGATACCCACCCCAGAGCTGCGGTGACCACTGTGAGTTCTCTAGCCAACAGCTCCGTGGCCAAGTCTCACAGTTTTTTCTCGCTGCTAAGAAAGAACGGGAGATCCGAGAATGGCAAAGGAGAACATGCAGATCAAAACAAGGCTGGCagcaaacaaaagaaagggcTGAAAGGGATCTTTAGCAGTATGCGCTGGCATAAGAAAGATAAGCacggaaaggaagaggaaaaggaggaagccTCCGAAATCCAGTCCAGCCTCATTCTGCCCGGCTCGCTCACAGCCAGCCTGGAGTGTATCAAGGAGGAAATTCCCAAACCTTTGTGTGAACCAGAAAACCTCACCAAGGAAATTAGAAAGGAGCCGTCCTGTGAGTTCcgggggggagaagaggggaacgCTTCGGTGGACAAGCCCGAAGTGAGGAATTCTGGGGAGTCACTCAGCCCGGTGTTACATAACAACAAAAACACTCGGGGAGAGGATGCCCCCGGGCATCGGCACGAGGAGAGACCCCGAGAACCGCGGGAGCCCGGGACTGGGGAGAGCCAGGCAGCCCAGGACGCGGCCAGAACAG GCTGTGGAGATATTATTGCGGACCAGGAGGATGAGGCAGGTGCCAGCTGCGACAAGAATGCCTCTGGGACGGGCAAGCCAGCTCCCTCCAAAAAGAACCCCAACATGGTGGCCTAccaaggaggaggggaggagatggCCAGCCCAGATGAAGTGGACGACACCTACCTCCAGGAATTTTGGGACATGTTATCCCAGACAGAGGAGCAAGAAGCACAAGAGCCCCAGGGTGTCACCGCCAAGGCAGCAGCGGGAGCCGCAGCCAAGGAAACCAAGGTAGCCCCTGAATCCTCCAAAGATGGCAGGGTGAAGGAAGGAGCTAGGGATGGCTCCTTGGTTAAAAGGAGTAGGATTCGCAGAATTCCCATTGAGCTACATCAGAAGGAGGATCCAAAGCACAGAGAAAAAGAGCAGCAGGAAGGTATCCCCAACAGTGATGAGGGCTACTGGGATTCTACCACTCCTGGCCCAGAAGAAGACAGCACCAGCAGCAGCCGGAAGGAAGGGATCCCCAGGGACAGCTACAGTGGGGATGCTCTGTATGATCTCTACACAGATCCCGAGGAAAACCCAGTAGGTCATCCCTGTGATGAAGAGGTGACCTCCTTGTCTCGCTCCAAGCCAGTGTCTCCAGTAACCATAACCTGCCCCCTGAAAACACCCAGCAGTTTGATCAAGGACTCCAAGATTCCCATCAGCATCAAACATCTAGCTTCCCTTCCTGCCAGCCATCCTGTGGTGCACCATCACCCGACCAGGAGTGAGATCCCCAGAACAAAAATCCCTGTTTCCAAAGTGCTGGTCCGGAGGGTCAGCAACAGGGGTTTAGCCGGGACCACAATCAGAGCCGCAGCCTGCCATGAAGGTGCCAAAAAGTTGTAA